ACTAAACATTGTTATCAAGaactccaggtgaggaaactccttcacTTAAGGCACTTTCTCTTCAACTTGTAAGGTTGACAAGgtactgagaggctaagtgacttctctCCTATGCTAGCCAATGTCTATCAAAGCACGACTTATacctagatcttcctgagtcTTGTGTTAGCTTTCTCTTCCATATTGTATGCTATCTCTTTAAAAAAGGAGATTGCATAGTAGAATGGAAAGAtcgctggatttggagtcagaggcagTGGGTTCAAGTCCTTGATCTTCCATTTACTGCCTGTGTAtcctctgggcaagttactttatgtttttgtgccttagtttcatcatttgtaaaatgatgggattggacaagatgaacccaaagatcccttccatctctaaatctatggctCTATCAACCTACAAAGtagcttaaatttttaaaaagtagataagGGGCTTTCaaagatcaatcaataaatatttactaagcacctgctatgtgtcaggcactacgTTATAAGCAGTGGATTATTGCCTTGAACCTGTGGGTTAAATTCTCCACTTAGCAATGCAGGCATAAATGAGCAACAAGAAAATGATAGAGGGGgcatagccaagatggtggagtaaaggtagagacttgcctgagctctgTCCCCAACACCTCCAAATATCTTTGAAATGActctaacaaattctagagcaggagaaccCAGAGAacgatggagtgaaacaaatttccagcccaaggcaacttagaaggtcagcaggaaatgtGTGTTGCAACAGGGTGAGAGAGgcgcacagtccagcacaggcacaccagtgctgacttggctcaatcactggcagcagtgatGATTTTCAGACCTTTTAGCCCACAGATGCCAATGATAATTTAGAAGctcagcagaaaaggtctgttgcacttgagtgagagtggagtgcagtccagaACAAGATGTGCCAGCATAGCCCTGGACAGAGCAAACCAGGAACAGGTTTTGGGAATGGTAGAATTGGCTAGTGGCTCTCTCCAGAGTTCccagcccagagatggtaagggggatGGAACAACTGGCCATAAGATGATGATGGGGGGTCTTTTGCTAGCATTAAGGCAGCACTCTATTACTTTGGATGCAgtttgcagtcctgggtggcagtcccagtgAGAGGAGGAATactagcacagcagagcttgtAGCCACAGTGGAGGGGGGACCCTCCTCAgaattccagagcagaaaagtATGCCTGTGGTCaatcacagaccagaacacaggccaaaAGAGTAGTAAATACCTCTCATTAggtcataccaccttgaaagaacttaTGAGAATTTATGGGTTCCTAGAAGTGTctatgaaaacagctgcacaaaatccctgaaaattTGGAACAGTGCACTCTCCAACATGGAAATACAACCTACTTTAACAAAGATTCAAAAGTCCTGTAATAGACTGGGAATGTGAGCAAACAATCAAGAAAACACCCACTTTGACTGTGGAAAGTTACTATTTTGAAAgtgaagatcaaagcacaaaatcagaaaaaaagaacaatgtcaaagcttctacatccaaagcctccaagaaaaatagaaattggtctagtagatccaggagagaaaatttaaaaattattggattgcTTGAAAGCTGTGATAAAagaaggagcctagacatcatctgtcaagaaattatcaagtaagaCTTCTAGAACTCAAgggtaaaataggaattgaaagaaatctaaaaaacATAATTCCACCAGAGACTGGTTTTGAGGACACATAAAGCCTTGCGGATATCAGTCACTTTCAGAAGATTCTAGCAGTATGTCTTCCACTCCATCTCCTAAGACATTTGGAACCCATCTAGTTTTGTTAACATGAATTGGCAAAACATGGAATTTGCACCCTAAAATCAGAATAGTTGGTATTAAAGTGTGGTTAGCAGCACTTTCAACATGTAAAGTCCAAATATCCCTGGTTTTGGATTTTTTCTGGGTTGTCTTTCTATACCAGTTTAGGAATGCCAGAAAGTTGGAGATCTGGATTCCAGACAGCTACATCTGGTCAACTGAGAGTGAAATTCTATCTTATCAACTTTCTGAATGGTCTTTTGCTCATGCATTATGCAAGACAAAGTCAAGCTACTTTGGCTAGtaatatttttaatctctttcagttAGTCAAATTCTATTGGTTGGTGTCCTTCAAATAATGTTAGCAGAATACTTCATTTCGAACACGGTATTATGATACTAATTTTGTTGTAGGCATGTAAAATCTGTTTATAGGGCATTTAATTCTTTACTCAAGGTCTCAATATCATAAGAATTCACAGTGCACCTTCCAGTCCCCATatcccccaaaataaaatctaaaagacATGTCTCAACACAAGAGTAGATAATTAGAGCTCCTCTCTGATGAGTTCCACAATTCTGTTGCCCAGGTCCTACAGGAAGAATTACATCTAGATATATTACCCTGGGAGGCATTCAAGAGCAAAGGTCCAGTTATTTATGGCCGGAGCCACTAGGACAAGAATGGGCTCCTGTTATGACCTGAATAAAGCAAGAGGTGCCATAGAGGAATTGTTTGAATTGTCAGGGTGGGTAGTAGTTTTGCCAGGAAACTTGTTGAAAGAACTGCCTTTGTTATCTTTAtgtattatttattcattatatattatttttattaactttccCTCTGTCTGTGACTCAATTTAACAAAGGCAAGAGCTTTGGAACAGGAAGGGGATGGAAGGTCCCAGTATTATTAACTTCATTGGAGTTAAATTTGGGTTTATGATAATATAATAGCCATCTGAAATGAGTTCATTCAGTTACACAATGTTGGGAAACTGTTAGACCCCAAGCTTTGGAACTGGCCTTATTCAGAGTAATATTATGGAACTTGTGAGCaaatagaaaacaagaaaatgatccTGTGCAATTGACCTCAAGAAACAGTTCTAAACGAATCGGGCACAGTCTAAGTGCACAGAACCTTCACAAGAGTGATATTATGATCAGTATAATTGGAGGCAAATATGAATTTCCATATTTACATCTAGGAATTTAAGCTTCCAAGGAAAAGGATCAATAGTATAATTATTCCCACACAGAGTTCCATATTTGTTAGTTTAAAAGACCAATATAAAATCCTAATTTTCTGTAATAACGAAAAGCATTAttgtttttatgtcattttcATTCACATCCAAGACTTCATGAAccccccattcagggttttcttggcaaagatcctgaagaagtttgccatttccttctccagctctttctgaagaagaggaaacttaggcaaacaggttaagtgacttgcctagggctacacagctagtagatgtctgaggccagataggaactcaggaagatgagtcttctggattccaggactagcactctatctactacatcactTGTACTTAACACCAACGAGACTGTAAACCACTAAAATTAGTATATCTTCCACACCTTGTTTGAATCCTTTAAACAACCTTTTAGCCATTATTTTCAATACAGGATTTTAGACACCATCCAACTATAAATCCCACCACTGTTAAACAATCACAAATGTTACTACAGAAAAAGATATGCAAGGATGGGTGCATTTGTGTTGGAATCCCTTAGGTTTAGTTGGTCAAGGTAGCAGAGGGGTCCGTCCTTGAGATGGTCCCTTTTGCCTTTCCTCAGTGTACAGAGCACTTCCATTAGGATCCCAGTGGTGGCTTGACATGTGCTGCAGGTGTCCAGGTGGGCTTCTCTGCCACTGGAGGAGCAGTGTTGATTATGAATAGCACTTCATGGattcctttccacaaaataattttttatggagctagcaataaaaataaaattcacttggaagaacaaaaagtcaagaatattgaTTGAAAggaatcaaggaagaaaaaaggtgaAGGAAGGAAGCCCAGCaggaccagatttcaaactacattACAAAGTGATGATCATCAAAACAGTTAGGTAAGCAATATACAGGAGTAAATATTCATAGTACTCTAGTGCTTGagaaacccaaagattcaagttgggggaaggggcaaaatCTTAGTATCGTCAAAAATTGCTGTGAAACCTGGAAATTACTTTGGCAAAAACTAGAAAAGAGCAGTGTCTCACATTATATACCAAAATTACATATGTCTTTAATATGCAATTTATCAAACTGGAACAATGACTTAAACATAACAGGTCATATCATAAGTTAATTAGGAGAGCACACATAAAATATACCTGTTAGATCCACGGAAAATAAGGGAAGAGTTAATGACCAACCAAGAGATAGAGTGGATCATGAaagtaaaatgaatcattttgattatgtgaaattaaagaagttttgaacaaagaaaatcaatgtaGCCACAAttgaaaagaaagcaagaaactcagaaaaaatttaaaaggttctTTCATAAAAACCTCATACTTCTGCATCCTGAATTCTAATAAGTTTGATCCTATGAAAATCCACTCAAGTTTCTCTCTTTACCTACTGCCTCCAAGCTACTTAGCATAAAGGAAAGGCAGACTGGTTTTGGCTTCCCCCACAAGGCCATACTAGTTCCCCTAGAGTGGAGCTTTGGGACAGATGCCTGCCAAAGGGGCTTAGATATGCTGGACAGAGTTATGTCTGGGAAGCCCAGAGTTAACTCTCTTCATTGACAAGTTTCCAAGGGGTGAGGCAGCAGCACACTTTGGGGCAGAGCTCTATAAAAAGTCTTAGTTTTTCCACAGCCAAGAAAGGCTAAAACTCACTCAGAAGAGGGAAAAGCAGAAAACACTTCTCTCTCTGAAACTGTAAGAGGGAACTAGCTAAGAAGGGAGGAAGTATTTGGGCTCAGGTACTGGAAGGACACAGATGGTGAAGGCCTAGGGTTCAGGTCTGGCTTAGCTCCAGGGTAAAAGAGAGTCTGAGGCAGAGGGTCCAGGCCAGGAGATGCTCTAGACACTTTCAATAACTTCTAGTTGGTAAATTTTCAGTCTGTGAATTTATTCCTTGGAAATCTGCAAACACCAAAAATcagattgatttattgttttgttgattgtgtgGACTTGTAAAAGTGTTAGAGAAAAAGTGAATAAGgcagactaaacttaaaagtatgtctgGCATATGTAATATGAACATTTTATTATGTATTCTAGACATAATTTTCAGCATGTGTGTTCATACagacacatatagacacacaaacATTTATTTCCTGAGAGCTCGTTGTTAAAAATTTATCAGCACACCTGTTGTATGGACCTGTATGGGAGACCAAGGGCCATACATGCTCAGGACTTGCTAGTCTGGAGTCAGAGACTAAGAAGTAGTTTGGGACATGGGAGATAATGGTGTGTGGCCTCTGTTTGTAGtgataaatatttgtatttagaaagaaaatgatctggcTTTGTACATGCCTGTTCCTGATGTTGGTGACCAAAGAGGGCAGTGCTGGTAAGTTAAATTTTCTGCTTGTAAagtttcttcctccctccaaggTGGGTTTATTGAAATCATTAGAGAGGCAATGACCTGGATTGTGATAGCAGGGGTTTCTTAACAGCACAGTCCTCATTACCTATATTAGATTTGAGACAGACAATTTTTGAGACCTGGGAtatgatggggtggggggaagttgAGGTACCAGTCCAAAAGTATGCACAGTCTTGTATGTGACCTATGTTGTAGGAGAGAATTTGGCTTTTCTCACTACCTGACATTTATTAAGACTTCATGGGGCTGGGTGCCATACTAAATGAGTTAGAAATGAGGATGATCCCTGACCTCTTAAAGAAGTACAGATGAAACCAGTACCTTCTGCTATGGAGGGAACTTGCACGATTTGTAACAAGAAAGTAAAAGCATTCTCTGCATGTTTTTGAGACTCAGGTCTccctgtgaccttagacaagacCTGTGCTTCTTCCCCTGGATTCATCCCTCGAAGCtgcaaggaaatcaaagaaagatgtCCAAAGTCCGATGGTGAGTGAATACAGGTCAGGATGGTCTCTGGGTGAATGGCTCCTCAGTAGTGCAACCTGAGCTATATTTTAGCCCGTCTCAGTAAAACTACGACAACCATTTGTTTCCCTGAGAGGCAATCACTAGAGAAGCTTGAGCAGATTGAAGCCAGTGATGCCAGAAACTGCTTGATCCTCAGGTTtcgttttcattttatttctttccacaaTCACCTATCCATTTGTGCTCTCTTTCTTGCTTATTCTCATTGTTGATGTTGAGTACTTTGTGTCATGTCTAGCACTTTGTgttcttatttggggttttcttagtaaagatattggagtgatttccAATTTTGTTCTCCAGcttgctttatagatgaggaaactgagggttaagtgatGTGGCCCGCtccatagagctagtaagtgtctcagaccaGGCATGTACTTGAATTCAATCCCAGCACTCTTTCtgttgtgtcacctagctgccctttggtTGCTCTAGATCCACGAAATTGAAGAGCCAAGGGCACAGTGcaaatgcaatattcacagcacctaagGCAGTCCTGAATATGCTGACACAATTCTAAATGGAGAAATGCAACACACTCTCCATGTACAGGACAgactcaaaacattttttcaaacaccagaaagccaaatccatcatagtaaccaagaaatctatacacaataacaatgcagagggtaacccatccccaagccttccctctgttggacttcccacaaaccagctccctgaacgaaaattttcttctctcactcacaaggagcagcctgcttgcctgtgtccttcccaactctgattgctctctgactaacttcctctcagctctgatgAATGCTTTCCTGTTTCAGCCTTTCAGCAGACTCTTCCCACCACTatctcatgtgactcaggcttgcCTGTGACCCAAACAGGTCACATTGGCCTATTAATGTATGGGAAAAGTCTACCCATTTAAATGAGCATTAGAGAGGGGCACGATTTCTTGTCTGCCCTGTTCTCCACACAGCAACATCATTCCAGGATAGAGCCTTTCAGGTTAGGGTCCTCTGAGTAAAGTTAAGAGAGTAGAAGCTTCAAAGGTCTGTGAtcccaaatggaagaaaaactaggGAGTCAGTCATTATGCGTCATGGGCCTCTGCCTGTCAGGGTGAGTGTTAAAAGCTCTGTGGTGCAGAACTTCACATTTACTAGGCCTGAAGTGCTGGTTCAGGCTTGCATATCACTAGTATTATTCAGTCCATTCTTTGCTGACTTCTAAGGAGTGGGCAAGGGAGAACATGTGtgacatagtggaaagaattctggacttAGAACCAATTAATGTAGGTTCAGAGCTTTGTCCTGACACTAATCAGCTGTGTGACTATTATAAGTAGCAATTTCTCTGAACCTTAGGTTCCAAATCTGTAGAAGGAGAATCACAGTATATGCATTCTCCACCTCACTGAGTAGTGTTTAGGGAAGTTATTTGCAAAGCCTTAGATCCTATACAAATGGGAGCTATCATGAGGCTGAACACAGTCGTCAATAAAGAGATTTCTAGTTGGAATTCTTGTTTCTATGCCCTCCTTCAGCCTCAGCTCAGAAACATTCTCCCAGATTCAGGAAAAAATGAGTTTCTCTAGGAAAGAATATCCCAAGGCCAAGTCTGGGTGAATCCTAGAAGGAAATTCCTCTGGTTTTCAGGTGTTTTCATATCTCTAAGATTACTCATGTATTGTCAGTGAGTGAGCCTCTATGGTTTTTCCTCTGCAGATGGCCTATACTTCCTTCAGAGTGGGAATGGGAACATCTACCAGACCTTTTGTGACATGAGGTCTGGGGGAGGTGGCTGGACCCTGGTGGCCAGTGTGCATGAGAATCACTTGGCAGGGAAGTGCACCCAGGGGGATCGTTGGTCCAGCCAGCAGGGGAACAGAGCAGACTACCCTGAAGGAGATGGGAATTGGGCCAATTATGCCACCTTTGGATCTGCAGAAGGTGCTACCAGTGATGACTACAAGGTATGCCCAGAGTGCCTGCTAGACCCTCTCTGACTATCAAATATTTCTGATGtgaatgagttcttatcccctgGAGTTTGTGGTCCTTTGATTTTTCATGGAAGGAGTTTCACTTGACAGGACTAAACCAATTATGTATGTGAAGAGAGATTTGATGTGTTTGGTTTGATTCCAGCAGCTAGAAGCAGGAACAGCAGGTGTTACCTGAAAAGTGGTCACTTTaaacttgatgtcagaaaaataaGAGCTTTCTAACAATCGGACTTATTCAAAAGTGGAGTGGGCTGCCTTGatcattggtgagttcctcttcATTGAAGGTCACCAAGCTACAGACTATCTTGCATATATGTTAAATACTGATTTTTCTGTGTACCCATTAGACAAGTTGACTGTTGAGGTCTCTCCTATCTTCCAAATTCTGTTTTTTGTAAGCTTTGCCACACATGTGATCAGTGTGACTCCAACGCTCTCAGGCTAATAATAAATAAGGGCCTTTAGTTTCAGTTCTGGTCTTAATGTGTCTTCCCAGAAGGCTCTTGAGAAGATGAAATTGATTACCATTTTTATGGATACTATTTACTGTTAGTTTATTTTATCCTCTTACTCTCTGAAGTCCTGGTTCTTTCCTTCTGAATTTACTGCAGAAGTTCAGCTGTTCTGTGATGAATTAAGTTTAGACATCCAGTTCTCCTGCTAATCACTATTTTGTTCTTCTCTCAAGGAATTCTGCTGTCCTTGGGAAATATGAGTGGACCCAGAAAGTCTTGTATAGAATCTTTACAacaccaagctatccttcaaggatgtctggtttgctTTCCAAAAAACTCTGGTCTACTACCATTGAACCTTGCAGGTTGACTTAACCAAATACTTCTTAGTcacaggaggaaaggagggggttGTTGATAGCCCCTGCTCCTAACTTCTACCCATTCGTATTGTCCCGCCATGGTTCAGCTGTGTAACCAGTCATATTACCCTCACCCCTATCTCATCACccaatcttttctcttctttactgTAACCCTATAAAAATGAGTTAAGTTTGGTCAACAGAGGAAAATCCATTTACCCATTCTATTGGCAGGTAGCCtccctattcttatttatggACAACTCACCCAGGataagtgttcacatggtggtcagaagaagtaatacaaggacactctcaaggtcttttaGTTGCTTTGAAATTGAATGTATAACATGAGATACTCTGGCATGGGACCACCCTgtatggtgtgccctcatcataGAAGTTGCTGTGCCATATGAGCAAAGCAGGAATTGAAGTaccttaaaagaaaatgtgagacACAGAAATTTACAGAACTCACCCCTGGTATTCAAGTGGAGTATTTGTGCCTGAGTTggggtagaacattctgagctcatattggtctgatcaaccacagtcagatatattgtaacttgactctagcatgaTGAGGTCATcttggtcctctttcagaatggAGGACAACCACCAGCATCCCTATTTGTAATAAAAGGTTGTCTTGCTGAAAGAGAATATGCCTCAGTCTACCTTTGTGAAATTGTACTTATGGCACCTTTGGGCTAAGTTGTCTGTTGTGCTCTAGAACCCAGGTTACTATGACATCCAAGCCCAGGACCTGGCCATCTGGCATGTGCCCAACAAGTCTCCCCTGCAGCAATGGCGGAATAGCTCCCTGCTAAGATATCGTACATACATTCACTTCTTCAGTCATGAGGGAGGGAATCTGTTTGGCCTTTATCAGGTAAAGTGGGTTCCATGAGCCAGATGGCTAAAGAGAATCCCTGGGAAGTGGACTCAACAGGACCCCCAGCACCTGTCCTCATGATGTTGCTTTATGTCTCCTGAAGAAGTATCCAGTGAAGTATGGGACTGGTCAGTGTTGGAAGGACAATGGCCCAGCCGTGCCTGTCATCTATGACTTTGGGGATGCAGAAAAAACTGCCAAGTATTACTCTCCATGGAGCCAGAGTGAGTATTTTTTATCTGAGCTTCCCAAAATAATATTACCTCCTATTTTCATCCCTGTGAGCTTTGCACTGTAATGGTGACATGGCCATAAAAGGAAcatcatcattttccttcattcctcagaCAAGTAAGTGGATGTCACTGAGGCCTAGTTGGAATCTCTTGTGATATCTTTGACTATTCTTAGTcccatctgtctgtgtctgtggtTGTAATGCATGAGTCGCTGCTCCCAGATTAGCTTGTTCTAAAACATTATAGTGTTAAGCCACAGTCTGGGTTTGAAGGTACACCACTGAGGGAATTCCAGGCCTGCTCCTCTGAAACTGATGTCTGAATTTTTGTCTTTCACAATGATCATTCAAATTCTCTTGTGTCTTACCAGATGAAGTTGTTGGAGGCTTTGTCCAGTTCCGGGTATATAATAATGAAAGAGCAGTCAATGCTCTGTGTGCTGGGGTGCGAGTCACTGGATGTAACACTGAAATTGTGAGTCATGGGACCATGAGAGGGTTTGGAGAGCAGCCATTGAAGAGTCTCTGAACCTAATGGGGTCAAATTATATATACCATATAGCAACTCTTCCTCTTTTCAGTCCATTGAAGAGAGAGTCACAGTGAAACAGATAGAAacacacaaagagagaaatacagagaaaaaggTTTGAGCCGATGCAATTAATGATACCACCAATAGTAcaagctcacatttatatgatgttttaagatttacaaagtgctttatacatattgTTGCATTTAACCTTCAGGATAACCCTGTATAGTAGGTGGCATTCCctctttactgatgaggaaactgagactgagagagttgCAGAGACCTATGCAGAATCATAGAgctaggaagtgtgtgtgtgtgtgtgcatgtgtgtgtgtgtgtgtctgtgtgtgtgtgtgtgcctgtgtgtgggGAACAggtaggagagaggagaggaagtataAACTTCAGAAAGGTAGCAGTGAGACGTAAGTAGGGAAGTAAATCCATGTTCCTGGGAGAACTCATAGCTCTGGACTTAGGTTTTGATGCTTTTGATCTCTTCAGGGGAGAGGTTGCTCTCTGTGTTACCTGCTGGGTGGGACCCCTCCTCTTTGGGGCCTCTCCACTGTCCTGTTTCATGAAATCCCTTCTATACCACTCCTGGACTATGGAAAGACTGTGAAGCACTCTTAGTGAACCAGCAGCATTCCATTCTTTTTGTGACAAGCAATTCCCTTCAACCCAATAAACCTCTGTATTCAACATAGAAATACAGAGCTATGCAATCATGCTTTCTGCGCGAATTATCTCCTCTCCAACTAGAGAAGTCAGTAGAGGATAATTTAGATGAGACAGTCTTTAAATAAAAGGTTTCCCCTCTCTCAAGCTGCAAATGGTGCTAAAGAACAAGGCAGACAAGAACAGATAGTTCATTACCAATCAATATGGATTGACCTTTCCTCCAATCACTTGTAAGCATTAGAGTTTCTCTCCAATCAGTTCCCAGAAGCAAGGAAtgtcttcccctccctg
The DNA window shown above is from Notamacropus eugenii isolate mMacEug1 chromosome 2, mMacEug1.pri_v2, whole genome shotgun sequence and carries:
- the LOC140529043 gene encoding intelectin-1-like isoform X3, whose translation is MIWLCTCLFLMLVTKEGSADSGLPVTLDKTCASSPGFIPRSCKEIKERCPKSDDGLYFLQSGNGNIYQTFCDMRSGGGGWTLVASVHENHLAGKCTQGDRWSSQQGNRADYPEGDGNWANYATFGSAEGATSDDYKNPGYYDIQAQDLAIWHVPNKSPLQQWRNSSLLRYRTYIHFFSHEGGNLFGLYQKYPVKYGTGQCWKDNGPAVPVIYDFGDAEKTAKYYSPWSQNEVVGGFVQFRVYNNERAVNALCAGVRVTGCNTEIHCIGGGGFFPEGNPRQCGDFSAFDWSGYGTHTGGSSSREITEAAVLLFYK
- the LOC140529043 gene encoding intelectin-1-like isoform X2 — translated: MKGQSKLCVLECESVDATLNIKKMIWLCTCLFLMLVTKEGSAGLPVTLDKTCASSPGFIPRSCKEIKERCPKSDDGLYFLQSGNGNIYQTFCDMRSGGGGWTLVASVHENHLAGKCTQGDRWSSQQGNRADYPEGDGNWANYATFGSAEGATSDDYKNPGYYDIQAQDLAIWHVPNKSPLQQWRNSSLLRYRTYIHFFSHEGGNLFGLYQKYPVKYGTGQCWKDNGPAVPVIYDFGDAEKTAKYYSPWSQNEVVGGFVQFRVYNNERAVNALCAGVRVTGCNTEIHCIGGGGFFPEGNPRQCGDFSAFDWSGYGTHTGGSSSREITEAAVLLFYK
- the LOC140529043 gene encoding intelectin-2-like isoform X4; this translates as MIWLCTCLFLMLVTKEGSAGLPVTLDKTCASSPGFIPRSCKEIKERCPKSDDGLYFLQSGNGNIYQTFCDMRSGGGGWTLVASVHENHLAGKCTQGDRWSSQQGNRADYPEGDGNWANYATFGSAEGATSDDYKNPGYYDIQAQDLAIWHVPNKSPLQQWRNSSLLRYRTYIHFFSHEGGNLFGLYQKYPVKYGTGQCWKDNGPAVPVIYDFGDAEKTAKYYSPWSQNEVVGGFVQFRVYNNERAVNALCAGVRVTGCNTEIHCIGGGGFFPEGNPRQCGDFSAFDWSGYGTHTGGSSSREITEAAVLLFYK
- the LOC140529043 gene encoding intelectin-1-like isoform X1 translates to MKGQSKLCVLECESVDATLNIKKMIWLCTCLFLMLVTKEGSADSGLPVTLDKTCASSPGFIPRSCKEIKERCPKSDDGLYFLQSGNGNIYQTFCDMRSGGGGWTLVASVHENHLAGKCTQGDRWSSQQGNRADYPEGDGNWANYATFGSAEGATSDDYKNPGYYDIQAQDLAIWHVPNKSPLQQWRNSSLLRYRTYIHFFSHEGGNLFGLYQKYPVKYGTGQCWKDNGPAVPVIYDFGDAEKTAKYYSPWSQNEVVGGFVQFRVYNNERAVNALCAGVRVTGCNTEIHCIGGGGFFPEGNPRQCGDFSAFDWSGYGTHTGGSSSREITEAAVLLFYK